From the Chryseobacterium fluminis genome, the window AGAGATGCTCCACTAATCAGATAAGGAAAAATCTCCCAAACAGATGCATCAAATCCAACTCCGGAAAATAACGCTCCACGACTATCTTCATCAACTTTAAATGCCGTGCAATGCCAATAGCATAAATTAATTAAATTATGATGTTCAACCATTACCCCTTTTGGCTGACCTGTAGTTCCGGAGGTATAAATTACATAGGCTAAATCAGTTGCAGAAGTGATTTTTTCAATATTCAATTGCGAATACTGGTTCTGAACTTTTCTGAATTTTTCGAACAGGAGTTCATCAATAATAACTTTAGCTGCGCTATCTTTCTTTATGTAATCTATTCTATCGTGTGGGTAATTTGGGTCAATGGGCACATAAGCTGCTCCGGATTTTAATATTCCTAAAATTGAAATAATCAGGTCTTCACTTCTCTCTAATTTAATCCCAATTAAATCATCAGCCTGAACACTATAATTTTCTCTTAAGTAATGAGCAAGCTGATTGGAAAGTTTATTTAATTCGTGATATGTAAATGTATTGTCTTCAAAAACAACTGCTGTATTATCAGGTTTTTTTTCAACCTGTTCTTCAAATAAGGCAACAATTGTATTATCTTTTGGATAAAAAGCTGCCGTTGCATTAAAATCGAATAACAATTGCTGTTTTTCAGATGGCTTCAAATAATCTGTCTGATCTAACACGGCTGATGGATCGGCAATTGAATTGCTTACCAGATTTTCAAAATGACTGAAGATTCTTTCTATTAAAAAAGCATTATAAATGTCAGTGTTGTATTGTATCGTTAAAGACAAACCTTCTTCACATTCTGTGAAGACCAAACTCATATCAAATTGAGCGATCTTATTTTCAAAAGCATAGCTTTCTGCCTGCAGGCCTGCTAAATCTTCTTCATTTGTTATTTGTAATTGTGCTTGATTTTGCAGCACAACAATAACATCAAATAAGGCTGAACGACTGGTATCTCTTTTTAAATTTAATTGACCAATCAAATCATCAAAGGGATAGTTTTGATATTGATACGCTTTTAATAATGTATGTTTTTCATTATCTAAAATGTCTGAAATAGTAGCATTTTCTGCTATCTGAGTTCTTATTGCCAGTGTATTAAGATATAAACCAATTTGGTTCTCTAAATCAGGATGTTCTCTTCCTGCAATAGGTGTTCCTATTATAATATCTCGCTGATTTGTATATTTATAAAATAAAGCTTTTACCCCCGACAATAAACTCATAAACAAAGTAGCATCATGATCTTTTGAGAATTTTTTTACTTTCTCCAAAAATTCTTTTGAAAATTGATGACTGATACTGTTTCCACTAAATGTTTTCACTAAAGGACGCTTATTAAAACTTGGCAATTCTAATATTGGCAGCTCACCTGAAAATTGTTTCATCCAATATTGTTCAGCTGCATTGTACTTCTGTTTTTGGATATCATCATTTAGCCAAACTGCATAATCCTTGTACTGAATTTTTAACTCCGGTAAATTGATGGCTGTATTGTTAACTAAAGAATTATATACACTTACAATTTCTTTGATTAATAATTCCATAGACCATCCATCACTAATAATATGATGCATGGACATAAAGAAAATATGTTCCCTTTCCTTAATTTTTAGTAAAGATGCTTTAATCAGAGAGCCTTTTTCTAAATCAAAAGCAATCGCGATCTCATTTGCCAAATAAGCATCAACAATGTCCTTGGCTTCATTATTAGGAATAAGATCAACATAATTGATTGTAAAGTTTAGCTCCTCTTTTGGCGTAATAAACTGACGTACCTGTTCTCCTTCTATTGGCCGGAAAGTTGTTCTTAAAATCTCGTGCCTAAGAATTAGTGATTTAAAGGCTTCTTCAAATTTTAAAATATCCAAATCTCCTGTAAACTTCAGAACAACAGGCATATTATACGCTAAAGATGCGCCTTCAAACTGGTTTAATACCCAAAATCTACGTTGAGAGGGAGTCAACGGATAACTTCCTGATTCCGGGGCGGGTGGGATAGCCAAATAATCCGCTTGGATTAAATTTTTGCTCAGTCCTTTTATTGTTGGATTATTAAAAAAGTGCTTAAGCGAAATACCAGTGCCCAGTTCTTTAAAAGTCTTGTTGATCACCTGAACCGCTATTAAACTATTTCCGCCTAATTCGAAGAAATTATCCGTTATTCCCAATTTATCAACATTTAAAACTTCCTCCCAGATCTTGATCAATTGTAATTCTGTATTTGTTGTTGGGGCGATGTATTCACGTCTTATAAGATCTTCTCCTGAGATCGTTGGCAATGATTTTTTATCTACTTTTCCGTTTGGAGTTAATGGCATTTTGTCCAGCTCCAGGTAGTAACCTGGCAGCATATAATCTGGTAATTTACTTTGCAAATAGCTTCTTAAATCTGCCTTATCTATTTTCGTTTCACTTACGTAATAAGCAACTAATGCCTTTTGAGAATTAAATTCTTTTGCTTCTAAAACTACCTGCTTTAGCTGATCAGAAAACCCTAAAATAGCCGATTCTATCTCTCCCAGTTCAATTCTATAGCCTCTTATTTTAACCTGATGGTCTTTTCTGCCTATAAATTCTATGTTTCCATCTGATAACCAATAGCCTAAATCTCCTGTATCATACATTCTTTCCCCTTCTATAAAAGGATTGGTCAAAAACTTTTCCTCCGTGAGATCTGCCCGGTTCAGATAGCCTCTCGCTACACCTGCTCCGGATACGAAGATCCTGCCTGTAACTCCCAGAGGAACCAATTGGTTATGCTGATCAAGAATCAATACCTGGGTATTGGAGATTGGCTTACCTATAGAAATGGTTCTGGAATCTTTATTCGTAATACGATAAGATGTACTATAGGTGGTATCTTCCGATGGACCGTAGAGATTCCGAACTTCGATTTTATCCAAAGGAAGCTTCGCAATAATATCTGTAGGAAGAACTTCTCCTGCCATATTGATCACTTTGATATGATCCAGCAGTACTTGATCTTCTATTAATTTTCTTACTACAGAGGGAACCGTATTTAATAATATATTACTGTCCTGATCCAGATAATGATTGATTTCCAGGGCATTCTTTAAAATCCTTATTTTCTTACCTGTCGAAAGGGTATAGAAAAATTCATAGACAGACAAATCAAAGCAATGAGAGGTAACTCCGTAAACAATATCAAATGCATCAGCATGATACTCCTTTTTAGACCAGTTAATCAATTCAACGGCATTATGATGCTCTATCATTACACCTTTGGGGTTTCCTGTAGTTCCGGATGTATAAATAATATAAGCCAGATGATCGGATGTTGAGCGCTGATCTGCATTTAATGGGCTGTAATTGTCCTGAACTTCATAAAATTTCTCTAATAGGTCCTGATCAATAACAACTTTGCTATTGCTGTCTTTTTCAATATAATCAATTCGATGTTGCGGATAATTTAAATCTACAGGCACGTAGGCCGCTCCGGATTTCAGTACTCCCAATAAGCTAACAAGCAGGAATTCATTCCGTTCTAGTTTAACTGCGATTAAATCGTCAGGATCAATAGTATAATGAGCTCTTAAATAAGCCGCCAACTGATTTGCTTTTTCATTTAACTCCTTATACGTAAGCCTACGATCCTCAAAGATAACTGCCGTATCATCAGGTGTTTCAGCAACCTGTTCTTCAAATAAATCTACCAGGGTTTTATTCTGTGTATGAACAACTTTTGTATCGTTAAAGTCAAATAGTAATTGTTGTTTTTCTGGCTCTGTTAAATAATTTATGGTTTCTAAAGCCTGCGAAGGATGATTTATACATTCTTTTAATACATTCTCAAGATGAGCAAACATTCTTTCAATGGTCCCGCCATGATAGATATCTGTATTGTAGTTTATTGAAAGCGACAGCACCTCTGTTTCAACGAAAGTATACGTAATATCAAATTTAGAAATTGAACTTTCAATCTCATACGGGCTCACTTCAAGATTTAGCAGAGTATCATTGTTTAGATTGTTTAACTGCCCTTGACTTTGTAAAACCATCAGGACATCAAACAGCGCCGAGCGGCTCATATCTCGTTTCAAATTTAACTTACCTACCAGAGAATCAAAGGAATAATGCTGATGTTCATAGGCTTCCAGCAGAGTTTCTTTTTGAACCGCAAGTAAATCCTTAAAACAAATCTCTTTTTTTAATCGTGTACGGATCGCCAGTGTATTAAGGTATAAACCTATTTGGTTCTCTAAATCAGGATGTTCTCTTCCTGCTATTGGAGTTCCAATGATAATATCATCCTGACCGGTATATCTGTATAACAATGCATTTATTCCCGACATTAAAGTCATAAATAAAGTAACATCCTGTTCTTTTGAAAAAGACTGAAGCCTGTCTGAAAATTCTTTTGAAAATCTCTGAGTAACACTTGCCCCGTTATAAGTCTGAACCAAGGGACGAGTATTAGAACCCGGCAATTCTAAAACCGGCAGAGTTCCTGAAAATTGTGTAAGCCAATAATTTTCTGAAGCTTCTTCATTTTTCTGTTCCTCATTTCGCCAAACAGCGTAATCTTTATACTGAATTTCCAATTGTGGTAATTCTGCTTCTTTTTCTTTTAATAGAGCATTGTAGATTTTTATTACTTCGGAGATTAAGATTTCCATAGACCATCCGTCGCCAATGATGTGGTGCAACGTCAAGAAAAACAAAAATTCATCATCTTTTAGTTGTATAATACTGGCCCTTAGAAGAGGTGCACGCTCCAGATCAAATGTCTCATTGTTGCTTTGTCTTAAATAATCAGCAAGAAATTCTTCCTGACTGATCATAAAACGAAAATCTTTTTCAATGATTTGAAAATCTACAGCTGAAGCTGGAATAATATATTGATAGACTTCACCTAATTGAGTAGCTTTAAAGCTGGTTCTTAAAATTTCATGGCGTTCGATTAACAATTTAAAAGAAGTTTGAAATTTAACAGTATCAACATTTCCTTTTAAACGAACCGCACCCGGCATATTATACGCCAGAGATCCCCCTTCAAGCTGGCTTAGTATCCAAAGTCTGCTTTGGGAGCCAGTTAAAGGATAAAATTCAGATTGCGAAGCTTTAGAGATAGCCCAATACTTTTTGTTTTTTAATGTTTTACTTAATCCTGATATCGTAGCATTCGCAAAGAAATCTTTATAGCCTACAGAACTTCCCAATTGTTTTTGAACTCTGTTGATCACCTGAGAAACTATTAAACTATGCCCTCCCAGATCAAAGAAATTATCATTGATACCGATTTTTGGCAACCCTAACACCTCCTGCCATATTGCAGCCAACTGTTTTTCGATTTCTGTGGATGGTTCAACATATTCTTCTTTTATTAAGTCATTGTCGTCCACTTCCGGTAATGCTTTCAGATTTGCCTTTCCATTTGAGGTGAGTGGAATAACATCTAATGGAACATAATAATCAGGAACCATATATTCTGGTAATAACCTGCTTAAAGTATTCTGAAGTTCTTTTTTATCAATTTCATGATCTGATACATAATAGGCTGCCAGAATTTTGTTCCCTTGGCTGCCTTTAGTCACCACAACGGCCTGCTTTAAAGCTGTAGAAGATTGTAATAGCGCCATTTCAATCTCACCAAGCTCTATCCTGAACCCCCGGATTTTTACCTGGTGGTCTTTTCTTCCTAAAAACTCTACAGAACCATCTGAAAGCCATCGCCCAAGATCGCCTGTATCATATAGTGTATCTCCTTCAACGAATGGATTGGGTATAAACTTTTCTCTTGTTAAATCCGGAAGATTCAGATAACCTCGGGCAACTCCTGCACCACCTACATAAATCTTCCCGGTAACACCTACAGGTGTAGGATGCAATGATTCATCTAGAATATATGCAGTGGTATTTGGAATGGGTTTACCTAAAGGAATTGTTGTACAGGTCAAACTGTCAATTTCGTATATTAGTGAAAAAGTAGTATTTTCTGTAGGACCATATACATTGTTCAGCTGTATATCCGGAAAAGCATTAAATACTTTTTTGATGTGATGTGAAGAAATAGCGTCTCCACCAACCATTAATTTTTTTACATTTTTAAAAACCGCAATATGGCTATCAACAATATAGTTAAACCATGAAGTCGTGATGAAAAAACAATCCACCTTGTTTTTATTGATAACTTCTTCCAGTTTATCATTCTGTAATAAATCATCCTGAGAAGCAAGGATGAGTCCTGCTCCGTTTAATAAGGTTCCAAAATATTCAAAAATAGTAGCATCAAATGATATTGCTCCGGTACTTAGAAGAATATTTTCAGTACCTAACGTAAAATAAGAACATGGTTTAACAAGTCTTACTACACTTCTATTCTCCACCATAACACCTTTAGGATTACCTGTTGTTCCAGAGGTATAGATTACGTAAACAAGGTCTGTTGGACTATTGATATTTTTAAGATTCTCATCACTGTATCCTGTACTTTGAAGAATAAATTTTGAAAATTCTTCTTCATCAAAGATGACTTTACTTTGAGTATCATTTTTAATAAAATCAATCCTGTCCTGAGGAAAATTCGGATCAATAGGAACATAAGCGGCTCCAGATTTTAATATTCCCAGAATAGCAATTATTAATTTTTCATTTCTCTCTAATTTAATTCCAATTAGATCCTCAACCTGGATCTCATATTTATCTCTTAGATAGGCTCCAAACTGATTGGATAATTTATTGATTTCCCGGTAGCTATATTTTTTATCTTCAAATACCAAAGCAATATGATCAGGAGTCTTTTTCACCTGCTCCTCAAATAATTCAATGATCGTTTTATCTCTTGGATAAGCAATCTTAGTATCATTAAAATCAACCAATAAATGGTGTTTCTCCGAGGGTGATAAATAGTTTATCTGATCTACTGTTTTTGAAGAATCTGCAATCGAATTGATTAACAGGTTTTCAAAATGCGCGAATATTCTTTCTACTAAAAAAGCATCATAGATATCTGTGTTGTATTGTATGGTTAAAGATAATCCGTCTTCAAGTTCTGTAAAGATAAAACTCATGTCAAATTGAGCTGTTTTGTTTTCAAATACATACTCTTCAACTTTCAATCCCTGCAATGACTGGGTACTGTGAAGTGACTTAACCTGATTCTGATTCTGAAGCACAACCATTACATCAAACAATGCAGAACGGCTGGTGTCTCTTTTTAAATTTAATTGATCAACTAATAGGTCAAAAGGATAATTTTGGTATTGATAGGCTTCTAACAGAGTATGTTTTTGTAGGGCAAGTAAATCTAAAAAGCTGCTATCACCTTTAAACTGGGTACGTATAGCAAGTGTATTAAGATATAAACCGATTTGGTTCTCTAAATCCGGATGTTCTCTTCCTGCTACCGGCGTACCCATGATAACATCATTTTGTCCTGAATACTTATACAATAAAGCATTAATGCCGGCCATTAATGTCATGAACAAAGTAACATTTTCCTCTTTAGAAAATTGCTGTAACTTATTCAGAAAATCTTGTGAATATCTGTTTGAGACATGGCTTCCATTATTAGTTTTTATCAGCGGGCGTGTTTTAAAAGCAGGCAACTCCAGTACAGGAATCTCTCCATAAAATTGATTTAGCCAATATTTCTCAGATACTTTAATTGCTTCTACATTAGATTCATTTTGCAGCCAGGCTGCGTAATCTTTATATTGAATCTTTAATTCAGATGGTCTTATTTCTTTATTATCCAAAAAATTATTATACGCCTCAATGATTTCTGAAATCATGATTTGCGATGACCAGCCATCCCCTATTATATGATGACGTGAGAAAAAGAAAATATGTTCTGCGGCTGAAACTTTTACTAAGCTTGCTTTGACTAAAGGTGCTTGTTCAAGATTAAAAGGAGTATTATTTAATGCAATCAGATGATTTTCCAGATCTTTTGGTTCTTTATCCTGAAAATCAAAAAAATCAATTTCAAAAACGACTTCTTGCTCCGATAAAATAAATTGACGTAGCTCTCCTGTTTCATTAATCTTGAAATAGGTGCGCAGAATTTCATGTTTATTTATCAGGTATCCAAATGATTTCTGTAAAATCTCTACGTTAAGAATTCCGGTGAGTTTAATGGCTGTTGGCATATTATAAGCCAATGATCCTCCCTGGAACTGGCTCAGCAGCCACAATCTGTTTTGTGAAGGAGTGACAAGGTAAGACTCTGATTGTGGTACCGCTGGAATGGCAGAATAATCTGAATCTGTCATTTTTTTGGTTAAACCGGCAATGGTTGGATTAGCAAAGAAATCCTTAAATGAAATACTCTTTCCTAATTCTTTAAACGTTTTATTAATAACCCGGACAATGATTAAACTGTGTCCGCCCAACTCAAAGAAATTATCTGTAATTCCGACTTTTTCAACATTTAAAACTTGTTCCCAGATCTTAGCCAATCCAATTTCTATTGCTGTTGCAGGCGCTATATATTCATGTCTGATAAGATCTTCTTCTGAAATATCCGGTAACGCTTTACGATCTGTTTTTCCGTTTGGAGTCAAGGGCATTTTCTCCAGCTCTAAATAGTAACCGGGAAGCATATAGTCTGGTAATTTATTCTGGAGATAGCTTCTCAAATCTGATTTGTTAATATTTTGATGAGAAGAATAATAAGCAACTAATATTTTCTCTCCATTTTTTTCTTTTACATCAACAACAATTTGATCTAACGATTCTGAATACCCAGAAATAGCACTCTCGATTTCTCCTAATTCTATTCTGTGACCTCTTATTTTTACCTGAAAATCTTGTCTTCCTTCAAACACAATAGAACCGTCGGAATTCCATTTTCCCAAGTCCCCTGTTTTGTACATTTTTGTTCCTTCACAAAAAGGATTAGCAACAAAACCGGACTCTGTCTGTAAGACATTATTAAAATACCCTCTTGCTAAGCCTGATCCTGATATATATATATTTCCAGTTATACCAACTGCAACCGGCATTAGAGCATCATTTAAAATATATACCTGTGTATTTGAAATGGGTTTTCCTATGGATATGTCATCTGCAGTATGTATACGGCCTATTGTTGATGAAATGGTAGCTTCCGTTGGCCCGTACTTATTGTATAACTGATATTTTTCTACATATCTTTCTATCAATTCAGGTTTGAAATGTTCACCTGCAGATATAATTCTTTTTAAGGATAAAGCTGAACTGAGATCTAAGTTTACTAATAAACTAGGAACACTATGTAAATGGGTAACAGCATTTTTTTCTATTATTTTTTCCAGTTTTTCAGCATCCAGTACATCCTCTTTTTTGACAATGCATAATGTCGAAGAGCTCAACAAAGCGGTAAACATCTGTTCTACAGAAGCATCAAAAGAAACAGATGATAATAAAGCAATCCGCTCATTTGACTCTATTTCTAAAAAATTTATTTGGTGTAAAAGATAATTGACCAGACTGCGATTTTCGATCATCACTCCTTTTGGATTACCCGTAGAGCCTGACGTATAAATCATATACACTAAATCTCCTGCTTTTGATGTTTTATCAGGATTGGTTTTGCCAAATGAAAAACGAACCGAATTAAACTTTTCAATTTCAACCGAATCAATTACTTTTTTACAGGTGCTGTCTTTTTCAATATAATCTATTCTTTCCTGCGGATATGCCGGATCAATGGGCACATAAGCAGCTCCGGATTTTAATATTCCTAAAATTGATACAATTAGTTCTACATTTCGTTCTAATTTGATTCCAATGAAATCATCGGCAGCAGTATAATAATTTGCTTTTAAATACCCTGCAAACTGATTGGCACTTTCATTTATTTCAAGATAAGTAAATTCTTTTTCTTCAAAGATTACTGCAATATTATACGGTGTTTTTTCTACCTGCTCTTCAAATAAAGCGATCAGTGTCTTATCTTTTGGATATGCCGCTGCAGTATTGTTAAAGTCATACAATAGCTGCTGTCTTTCAGTTGAAGATAAATAATCAAGGGAATCTATTGATTGTTCTGGTTTTGCAATAACCAGCTGTAGTAATGAACCGAAATGATTTAAAAGCCTTCTGATAAAATCGGAGGTATACAAATCGGTATTATAAGTAACAATCAGCTCTAATCCTCTTTCTAATTCTACAAATGAAAACTTTAAGTCAAACTTACTTACTTTATCTTCTTCTATATCTACGTTCTGTACTTCTATTTCACCCAAACGATAGGTATCTCCTTTTAGATGATCTGTGTTCTGGAGCGTCATCATAACATCAAATAAAGGATTACGGCTTCTGTCACGTATTGATGGCAATTGTTCTACCAGTTCATCAAATGGATAATCCTGATGCTTATAGGCGTTAAGAGTATTTTCTTTAACATGGGCAAGAAGATCAAAAAAACGATCTTGTTCTTTAAATTTTGTTCTCAGTGCTAATGTATTCACATAGAAACCAATTTGATTTTGTAAATCAGCATGTTCTCTTCCGGCAATAGGGCTGCCTACAATAATATCTGTCTGATTGGTATATTTATAAAACAACAGTTTTACTGTCGCTAATAATCCCATAAAAAGTGTACTTCCCTGGGATTGACATAAAGCATTAAAGTCTTTTAAAATGGTATCATTGTAAACTTTTTTCAGCGACCTTCCATTATATGTTTTTATGGCTGGCCTGGTTTGATAGGTTGGTAGATTTAAGTTGGGCAATTCACCTTCAAAATGATGTATCCAATAGTTCATATGATTACTCATATCAATCTCTTTCAATTGATTTTGCTGCCATGCAGCATAATCTTTATATTGAATTTCCAGAGGACTTAATGGATTTTCGACCTCGCTTACGAAAGAATCATATAGAGCAAATAGTTCATTGATCATCACATCATTTGACCATCCGTCGCTTATTATATGATGCATGACACATATAAAGGTAAAAGTGTCTGAGGAAGTTTGCACCAGTTTAGCCTTAAGCAAAGAATCTTCAGATAAATCAAAAGAATACTCAACTTCACTTATAATAATCTCTTTTTTTCTTTCGGACAGATTTAAGCTGCTGCTTATATCTTCATATTCCAATTGAAATTTGACATCTCTAATATCAAGTATAATCTGTCTGACATTTCCTGATTTTTCT encodes:
- a CDS encoding non-ribosomal peptide synthetase — translated: MQALLKKLTSSNIKIDLVDDKLDIKAPKGVMTEDLLNEIKLHKNDLIEFISSYKTKKTKSQLIPQTPVASSYVLSSSQHRVWLLSQLEGANTAYNMPSVFQLKGNLAIPALRKAFESLIERHESLRTVFKEEKSGNVRQIILDIRDVKFQLEYEDISSSLNLSERKKEIIISEVEYSFDLSEDSLLKAKLVQTSSDTFTFICVMHHIISDGWSNDVMINELFALYDSFVSEVENPLSPLEIQYKDYAAWQQNQLKEIDMSNHMNYWIHHFEGELPNLNLPTYQTRPAIKTYNGRSLKKVYNDTILKDFNALCQSQGSTLFMGLLATVKLLFYKYTNQTDIIVGSPIAGREHADLQNQIGFYVNTLALRTKFKEQDRFFDLLAHVKENTLNAYKHQDYPFDELVEQLPSIRDRSRNPLFDVMMTLQNTDHLKGDTYRLGEIEVQNVDIEEDKVSKFDLKFSFVELERGLELIVTYNTDLYTSDFIRRLLNHFGSLLQLVIAKPEQSIDSLDYLSSTERQQLLYDFNNTAAAYPKDKTLIALFEEQVEKTPYNIAVIFEEKEFTYLEINESANQFAGYLKANYYTAADDFIGIKLERNVELIVSILGILKSGAAYVPIDPAYPQERIDYIEKDSTCKKVIDSVEIEKFNSVRFSFGKTNPDKTSKAGDLVYMIYTSGSTGNPKGVMIENRSLVNYLLHQINFLEIESNERIALLSSVSFDASVEQMFTALLSSSTLCIVKKEDVLDAEKLEKIIEKNAVTHLHSVPSLLVNLDLSSALSLKRIISAGEHFKPELIERYVEKYQLYNKYGPTEATISSTIGRIHTADDISIGKPISNTQVYILNDALMPVAVGITGNIYISGSGLARGYFNNVLQTESGFVANPFCEGTKMYKTGDLGKWNSDGSIVFEGRQDFQVKIRGHRIELGEIESAISGYSESLDQIVVDVKEKNGEKILVAYYSSHQNINKSDLRSYLQNKLPDYMLPGYYLELEKMPLTPNGKTDRKALPDISEEDLIRHEYIAPATAIEIGLAKIWEQVLNVEKVGITDNFFELGGHSLIIVRVINKTFKELGKSISFKDFFANPTIAGLTKKMTDSDYSAIPAVPQSESYLVTPSQNRLWLLSQFQGGSLAYNMPTAIKLTGILNVEILQKSFGYLINKHEILRTYFKINETGELRQFILSEQEVVFEIDFFDFQDKEPKDLENHLIALNNTPFNLEQAPLVKASLVKVSAAEHIFFFSRHHIIGDGWSSQIMISEIIEAYNNFLDNKEIRPSELKIQYKDYAAWLQNESNVEAIKVSEKYWLNQFYGEIPVLELPAFKTRPLIKTNNGSHVSNRYSQDFLNKLQQFSKEENVTLFMTLMAGINALLYKYSGQNDVIMGTPVAGREHPDLENQIGLYLNTLAIRTQFKGDSSFLDLLALQKHTLLEAYQYQNYPFDLLVDQLNLKRDTSRSALFDVMVVLQNQNQVKSLHSTQSLQGLKVEEYVFENKTAQFDMSFIFTELEDGLSLTIQYNTDIYDAFLVERIFAHFENLLINSIADSSKTVDQINYLSPSEKHHLLVDFNDTKIAYPRDKTIIELFEEQVKKTPDHIALVFEDKKYSYREINKLSNQFGAYLRDKYEIQVEDLIGIKLERNEKLIIAILGILKSGAAYVPIDPNFPQDRIDFIKNDTQSKVIFDEEEFSKFILQSTGYSDENLKNINSPTDLVYVIYTSGTTGNPKGVMVENRSVVRLVKPCSYFTLGTENILLSTGAISFDATIFEYFGTLLNGAGLILASQDDLLQNDKLEEVINKNKVDCFFITTSWFNYIVDSHIAVFKNVKKLMVGGDAISSHHIKKVFNAFPDIQLNNVYGPTENTTFSLIYEIDSLTCTTIPLGKPIPNTTAYILDESLHPTPVGVTGKIYVGGAGVARGYLNLPDLTREKFIPNPFVEGDTLYDTGDLGRWLSDGSVEFLGRKDHQVKIRGFRIELGEIEMALLQSSTALKQAVVVTKGSQGNKILAAYYVSDHEIDKKELQNTLSRLLPEYMVPDYYVPLDVIPLTSNGKANLKALPEVDDNDLIKEEYVEPSTEIEKQLAAIWQEVLGLPKIGINDNFFDLGGHSLIVSQVINRVQKQLGSSVGYKDFFANATISGLSKTLKNKKYWAISKASQSEFYPLTGSQSRLWILSQLEGGSLAYNMPGAVRLKGNVDTVKFQTSFKLLIERHEILRTSFKATQLGEVYQYIIPASAVDFQIIEKDFRFMISQEEFLADYLRQSNNETFDLERAPLLRASIIQLKDDEFLFFLTLHHIIGDGWSMEILISEVIKIYNALLKEKEAELPQLEIQYKDYAVWRNEEQKNEEASENYWLTQFSGTLPVLELPGSNTRPLVQTYNGASVTQRFSKEFSDRLQSFSKEQDVTLFMTLMSGINALLYRYTGQDDIIIGTPIAGREHPDLENQIGLYLNTLAIRTRLKKEICFKDLLAVQKETLLEAYEHQHYSFDSLVGKLNLKRDMSRSALFDVLMVLQSQGQLNNLNNDTLLNLEVSPYEIESSISKFDITYTFVETEVLSLSINYNTDIYHGGTIERMFAHLENVLKECINHPSQALETINYLTEPEKQQLLFDFNDTKVVHTQNKTLVDLFEEQVAETPDDTAVIFEDRRLTYKELNEKANQLAAYLRAHYTIDPDDLIAVKLERNEFLLVSLLGVLKSGAAYVPVDLNYPQHRIDYIEKDSNSKVVIDQDLLEKFYEVQDNYSPLNADQRSTSDHLAYIIYTSGTTGNPKGVMIEHHNAVELINWSKKEYHADAFDIVYGVTSHCFDLSVYEFFYTLSTGKKIRILKNALEINHYLDQDSNILLNTVPSVVRKLIEDQVLLDHIKVINMAGEVLPTDIIAKLPLDKIEVRNLYGPSEDTTYSTSYRITNKDSRTISIGKPISNTQVLILDQHNQLVPLGVTGRIFVSGAGVARGYLNRADLTEEKFLTNPFIEGERMYDTGDLGYWLSDGNIEFIGRKDHQVKIRGYRIELGEIESAILGFSDQLKQVVLEAKEFNSQKALVAYYVSETKIDKADLRSYLQSKLPDYMLPGYYLELDKMPLTPNGKVDKKSLPTISGEDLIRREYIAPTTNTELQLIKIWEEVLNVDKLGITDNFFELGGNSLIAVQVINKTFKELGTGISLKHFFNNPTIKGLSKNLIQADYLAIPPAPESGSYPLTPSQRRFWVLNQFEGASLAYNMPVVLKFTGDLDILKFEEAFKSLILRHEILRTTFRPIEGEQVRQFITPKEELNFTINYVDLIPNNEAKDIVDAYLANEIAIAFDLEKGSLIKASLLKIKEREHIFFMSMHHIISDGWSMELLIKEIVSVYNSLVNNTAINLPELKIQYKDYAVWLNDDIQKQKYNAAEQYWMKQFSGELPILELPSFNKRPLVKTFSGNSISHQFSKEFLEKVKKFSKDHDATLFMSLLSGVKALFYKYTNQRDIIIGTPIAGREHPDLENQIGLYLNTLAIRTQIAENATISDILDNEKHTLLKAYQYQNYPFDDLIGQLNLKRDTSRSALFDVIVVLQNQAQLQITNEEDLAGLQAESYAFENKIAQFDMSLVFTECEEGLSLTIQYNTDIYNAFLIERIFSHFENLVSNSIADPSAVLDQTDYLKPSEKQQLLFDFNATAAFYPKDNTIVALFEEQVEKKPDNTAVVFEDNTFTYHELNKLSNQLAHYLRENYSVQADDLIGIKLERSEDLIISILGILKSGAAYVPIDPNYPHDRIDYIKKDSAAKVIIDELLFEKFRKVQNQYSQLNIEKITSATDLAYVIYTSGTTGQPKGVMVEHHNLINLCYWHCTAFKVDEDSRGALFSGVGFDASVWEIFPYLISGASLYPIGEEEIRLNLKKLADFYSSNKISHSYLPSAICSDLISSGIVIDKVKLLVGGESLKIAEGSHLDIYNNYGPTENTVVSTFYKVNPDHGGMIPIGKPVSNTQVYILGDQLQILPVGVSGKIYVSGASIARGYLNNETLTSEKFIANPFVDGQRMYDTGDLGRWLPDGNVEFLGRKDHQVKIRGYRIELGEIENTLLKFSASLKQVIVETKKLNSEKVLVAYIISENTLDKRALRNFLQDRLPDYMVPGFFVELSHFPLTPNGKIDRKSLPSISSDDMIRKEFVAPVTSVERELVAIWEDVLKIENVGVTDNFFELGGHSLKAGLLINEYRKAFNVKIKVNDIFKSTTINSHVKLLELCDTIDQDEIPKIPEAESYAVSAIQKRIWIASQFENGSKAYHMPACIELAINPENFRKAILATIERHEILRTVFKENIDGEIKQWVLPPEKLKFEVEYQDYRHVENIEKVIKNFVDDDNEKRFDLENGPLLRAVLLQISDTHYVFYYNIHHIIGDGWSMEVLTNDVLAFYKAYENGNKVELEDLKIQHKDYVAWIAQNNSEKQQQKYWLNKFEKEVPPLDLIVSKERPQIKTYNGNVFSGDITGNNYTKLLQTAQNTETTLFMNFLSLIYILLYKYSYQKDLVIGSPLDGRDHHSLKGQIGCFVNTVPFRVLLPNKENYQSLLEIVKNTVLEGLEHQSFPVESITDHFKLQRDLSRSPLFDVSVVMIQNAINQNQIAINEQGYSNMIESYKSKFDLTFYFKVYENKISCNIIYNTDLFEADVIEKMFIEFLMLMESVFSNDSLPIDDYIVASNTEEIQEQASFFDDINAAIDDSF